A window of Hymenobacter aerilatus contains these coding sequences:
- the ccoN gene encoding cytochrome-c oxidase, cbb3-type subunit I, translating into MEVEQKPLTTAPAAPPQVVPGFVKTVDTFFYDNKIVRDFGMATVFWGVAGMLIGVIIAFQLARPEVNMGTPYTTFGRVRPLHTNAVIFAFVGNGIFMGVYYSLQRLCKTRMYSDVLSKIHFWGWQLVILSALVSLPLGLTTSKEYAELEWPIDILITVIWVVFGWNMFGTIARRRERHLYVAIWFYIATLLTVAVLHIVNSMEVPVSFMKSYSAYAGVQDALVQWWYGHNAVAFFLTTPYLGLMYYFLPKAANRPVYSYRLSIIHFWSLIFIYIWAGPHHLLYTALPDWAQSLGVVFSIMLIAPSWGGMINGLLTLRGTWDKVREEPVLKFMVVAITAYGMATFEGPMLSLKNVNAIAHFTDWIVAHVHVGALGWNGFLTFAVLYWLWPRLYKTELYSKKLANTHFWLGTLGILFYALPMYWAGFTQGLMWKQFNNEGLLQYPNFLETVLQIVPMYYLRGIGGVLYLSGVLLMVFNLVKTAKSGQLLSNEKAQAAPLTPLYLTNNAADQHTDGYWHRWIERRPTQMAIWATVAIAIGGAIEMIPTFLVKSNVPTIASVKPYTALELEGRDIYIREGCSNCHTQMVRPFRSETERYGEYSKAGEFVYDRPFLWGSKRTGPDLHRVGQKYPHSWHYNHMMDPTSMSPGSIMPPYPWLLEDDIDYSHTADKIRVLRKFDTPYPAGFEDVAVADARKQADGIARELKKEEIEVKSDKEIVALIAYLQRLGTDIKVNPQQAAASAQSNAAEISH; encoded by the coding sequence ATGGAAGTCGAACAGAAACCGCTTACGACAGCCCCGGCCGCGCCGCCCCAAGTGGTGCCGGGTTTCGTGAAGACGGTCGACACCTTTTTTTACGACAACAAGATTGTCCGTGATTTTGGCATGGCCACCGTGTTTTGGGGCGTGGCCGGCATGCTGATTGGGGTAATTATCGCCTTCCAACTGGCCCGACCCGAGGTGAACATGGGCACGCCCTACACCACCTTCGGGCGGGTGCGGCCGCTGCACACCAACGCCGTGATTTTCGCCTTCGTCGGCAACGGCATTTTCATGGGCGTGTACTACTCGTTGCAGCGCCTGTGCAAGACCCGGATGTATTCCGACGTGCTCAGCAAAATCCACTTCTGGGGCTGGCAGCTCGTAATTCTATCGGCCCTCGTTTCCCTACCCCTGGGCCTTACCACCAGCAAGGAATACGCCGAGCTGGAGTGGCCCATCGACATCCTGATTACGGTGATATGGGTGGTGTTTGGCTGGAACATGTTCGGCACCATTGCCCGGCGGCGCGAGCGGCACCTGTACGTGGCCATCTGGTTCTACATTGCCACGCTGCTCACGGTAGCGGTGCTGCACATCGTCAACTCGATGGAGGTGCCCGTGAGCTTCATGAAAAGCTACTCGGCCTACGCCGGGGTGCAAGATGCTCTGGTACAATGGTGGTACGGCCACAACGCGGTGGCTTTCTTCCTGACCACGCCCTACCTGGGCCTGATGTACTACTTCCTACCCAAGGCAGCCAATCGGCCGGTGTATAGCTACCGCCTGAGTATCATTCACTTCTGGTCGCTGATCTTCATCTATATCTGGGCCGGACCGCACCACTTGCTCTACACCGCCCTACCCGACTGGGCACAGTCGCTGGGCGTGGTCTTCAGCATCATGCTGATTGCGCCAAGCTGGGGCGGCATGATCAACGGCCTGCTGACCCTGCGCGGCACCTGGGACAAGGTACGCGAGGAGCCGGTGCTGAAGTTCATGGTGGTAGCCATCACGGCCTACGGTATGGCCACGTTTGAAGGGCCGATGCTGTCGCTGAAAAACGTGAATGCCATTGCCCACTTCACCGACTGGATTGTGGCGCACGTGCACGTAGGTGCGCTGGGCTGGAACGGCTTCCTGACCTTCGCGGTGCTCTACTGGTTGTGGCCGCGCCTCTACAAAACCGAGCTGTATTCCAAGAAACTCGCCAACACGCACTTCTGGCTGGGCACGCTGGGCATCCTGTTCTACGCCCTACCCATGTACTGGGCCGGCTTCACGCAGGGCCTGATGTGGAAGCAGTTCAACAATGAAGGGCTGCTGCAATACCCCAACTTTCTGGAAACGGTGCTCCAGATTGTGCCCATGTACTACCTGCGCGGTATTGGCGGGGTGCTTTACCTCAGCGGCGTGTTGTTGATGGTGTTCAACCTAGTAAAAACGGCTAAATCGGGCCAACTGTTGTCCAACGAGAAGGCCCAGGCCGCGCCCCTTACCCCGCTCTACCTCACCAACAACGCAGCCGACCAGCACACCGACGGCTACTGGCACCGTTGGATTGAGCGCCGGCCCACCCAAATGGCCATCTGGGCCACGGTGGCCATTGCCATCGGCGGCGCAATTGAGATGATTCCGACGTTCCTGGTGAAATCGAACGTGCCTACCATTGCTTCGGTGAAGCCCTACACGGCGCTCGAACTCGAAGGCCGCGACATCTACATCCGCGAAGGCTGCTCCAACTGTCACACCCAGATGGTGAGGCCGTTCCGCTCCGAAACCGAGCGCTACGGCGAGTACAGCAAAGCCGGCGAGTTTGTGTACGACCGCCCCTTCCTGTGGGGTAGCAAGCGCACCGGCCCCGACCTGCACCGCGTGGGCCAGAAGTACCCACACTCCTGGCACTACAACCACATGATGGACCCCACCAGCATGTCGCCCGGCTCCATTATGCCGCCCTACCCCTGGCTGCTCGAAGATGATATCGACTACTCGCACACCGCCGACAAAATCCGGGTGCTGCGCAAGTTCGATACGCCCTACCCTGCGGGCTTCGAGGATGTGGCCGTGGCCGATGCCCGCAAGCAAGCCGATGGCATTGCCCGCGAGCTGAAGAAGGAGGAAATCGAGGTGAAGTCAGACAAGGAAATCGTGGCCCTGATTGCCTACCTCCAGCGCCTGGGCACCGACATCAAGGTGAACCCGCAGCAGGCCGCCGCTTCGGCGCAGTCCAACGCGGCTGAGATATCCCATTAG
- a CDS encoding cbb3-type cytochrome c oxidase N-terminal domain-containing protein, whose amino-acid sequence MSLPRRTLYGASAGVLALLGSYPVLAQTAEAPATAPTSGASDSKMLLFWFLVSTLALVVLLGLLLVTALVVKLRPQLRRVYDMPTVRHSWSGKVLGLLVGDPVLVTGTVRDEVIANHDYDGIHEFDNDLPPWWKYGFVVSIIFAVAYFTYFHVAEAGQLSHAEYETEMQQAALLVSAGSDDPNQLTTYQALLAPADLGEGKTIFTQNCAACHGASGEGKVGPNLTDDYWLHGGEINHVYRTVKFGVQGKGMIAWKGKLSAKQLLQVSSYVVSLQGTNPPNAKEPQGEIDPTAKKLAPNR is encoded by the coding sequence ATGAGCCTACCGCGAAGAACTCTGTACGGCGCCAGCGCCGGTGTACTCGCCCTGCTAGGCAGCTACCCGGTGTTGGCCCAAACGGCGGAGGCGCCAGCTACGGCACCTACCTCCGGCGCTTCTGATAGCAAGATGCTGCTGTTCTGGTTTCTGGTGAGCACCTTGGCACTGGTCGTGCTGCTAGGCTTGCTGCTAGTCACGGCCTTGGTCGTGAAGCTGCGGCCCCAACTGCGCCGGGTATACGATATGCCTACCGTGCGCCACAGCTGGAGCGGCAAGGTACTGGGCCTGCTTGTGGGCGACCCGGTACTAGTAACCGGCACCGTGCGCGACGAAGTCATTGCCAATCACGACTACGACGGCATCCACGAGTTCGACAACGACCTGCCGCCGTGGTGGAAATACGGCTTCGTGGTTAGCATCATTTTCGCCGTGGCCTACTTCACCTACTTCCACGTAGCCGAAGCCGGCCAGCTAAGCCACGCTGAGTACGAAACGGAGATGCAACAGGCGGCCCTACTCGTATCGGCCGGCTCCGATGACCCCAACCAGCTCACGACCTACCAGGCCCTACTCGCGCCCGCCGACCTGGGCGAGGGCAAGACCATCTTCACTCAAAACTGCGCCGCCTGTCACGGGGCCAGCGGCGAAGGCAAAGTAGGCCCCAACCTGACGGATGACTACTGGCTGCACGGCGGCGAAATCAACCACGTGTACCGCACCGTCAAGTTTGGGGTGCAGGGCAAAGGCATGATAGCCTGGAAGGGCAAACTCTCGGCCAAGCAACTGCTGCAAGTGTCCTCCTACGTGGTGTCGCTGCAAGGCACCAACCCACCCAACGCCAAAGAGCCCCAGGGCGAAATCGACCCCACGGCTAAGAAGCTGGCACCGAATAGGTAA
- the ccoG gene encoding cytochrome c oxidase accessory protein CcoG has translation MKTPTSTESFRDSIATVDAEGKRVWLYPKQPKGALYRARTWISYGLLALLFAGPWLRINGLPVLLLNLPARKFIIFGQIFWPQDFFILLLAMMTFVVFVILFTVVYGRVFCGWVCPQTIFMEMVFRRIEYFFEGDAPQQKALDKAEWNWNKTWRKTGKHAVYLLISFLIANTFLAYIIGSEELVKIITDTPAEHLGGLTSMVLFTGVFYAVFARFREQVCTIACPYGRLQGVMLDKDSLVVAYDYQRGEPREKMRKNKVRTAGDCIDCHQCVQVCPTGIDIRNGAQQLECTNCTACIDACNNIMAMVNLPPNLIRHASENNIATGTKFRVTGRIKALSAVLTVLLVVMTGLLVSRANVAATVLRTPGQLFQKTDHGTITNLYNISVINKTNQPYPIELRILEPANGNISLVGTDGLKLPAQGITEGVFFAELPASELHTTSSKIRIGVFSGGKLITEENTKFLAPPQ, from the coding sequence ATGAAAACTCCCACCTCAACCGAAAGCTTCCGCGACTCCATTGCTACGGTGGATGCTGAGGGCAAGCGCGTCTGGCTTTACCCGAAGCAGCCGAAGGGCGCCCTCTACCGTGCCCGCACCTGGATCAGCTACGGGCTGCTGGCCCTACTCTTCGCCGGTCCCTGGCTGCGTATCAACGGCTTGCCGGTACTCCTGCTGAACCTGCCGGCGCGGAAGTTTATCATCTTCGGGCAGATCTTCTGGCCACAGGATTTTTTTATTCTGCTGCTGGCGATGATGACGTTTGTGGTGTTCGTGATTCTGTTCACGGTAGTATATGGGCGGGTGTTTTGCGGCTGGGTTTGTCCGCAGACCATCTTCATGGAAATGGTGTTCCGCCGCATCGAATACTTCTTTGAGGGCGATGCGCCCCAGCAAAAGGCGCTCGACAAAGCCGAGTGGAACTGGAACAAAACGTGGCGCAAAACCGGCAAGCATGCGGTTTACCTTCTGATTTCCTTCCTGATTGCCAACACGTTCCTGGCCTATATCATTGGCAGCGAAGAGTTGGTGAAGATCATCACCGATACACCTGCTGAACACTTGGGTGGCCTTACCTCCATGGTACTGTTTACGGGGGTGTTCTACGCGGTATTTGCCCGGTTCCGGGAGCAGGTGTGCACCATTGCCTGCCCCTACGGCCGCTTGCAGGGCGTGATGCTCGATAAAGACAGCCTAGTGGTCGCCTACGATTACCAGCGCGGCGAGCCCCGCGAGAAGATGCGCAAAAACAAAGTGCGGACCGCTGGCGACTGCATCGACTGCCACCAGTGCGTGCAGGTGTGCCCCACGGGCATCGACATTCGCAACGGCGCCCAGCAGCTCGAATGCACCAACTGCACGGCCTGCATCGACGCCTGCAACAACATCATGGCGATGGTGAACCTGCCGCCGAATCTGATTCGGCACGCTTCGGAAAACAACATCGCCACCGGCACTAAATTCCGGGTCACGGGCCGCATCAAAGCGCTGTCGGCGGTGCTCACGGTGCTGCTGGTGGTGATGACGGGCCTGCTGGTGTCGCGGGCCAATGTGGCAGCCACGGTACTGCGCACGCCGGGCCAGCTGTTCCAGAAAACCGACCACGGCACCATCACCAACCTCTACAACATCTCGGTCATCAACAAAACCAACCAGCCCTACCCTATCGAGCTACGGATTCTGGAGCCAGCTAACGGCAACATCTCACTCGTGGGCACCGATGGCCTGAAGCTGCCGGCCCAAGGCATTACGGAGGGCGTGTTTTTCGCTGAGCTACCCGCCAGCGAACTGCACACCACCAGCTCCAAGATTCGCATTGGGGTGTTCAGCGGCGGCAAGCTGATTACGGAAGAGAACACCAAATTCCTGGCCCCGCCTCAGTAA
- a CDS encoding FixH family protein: MTTTPTRTLWPYAIITAFLLFGSYIGYMVSQTMRTTVDLVSPNYYQQELAYQKRMESVAHVAALPVAVTVTHDAAVSQLQLQLPPSFIGKRLEGQLHFFRPSDLQLDFTLPLQPGSDLAQRISTQKMASGFWRVRIDFTADGQAYFVEKDLTI; the protein is encoded by the coding sequence ATGACAACAACTCCCACCCGCACGCTCTGGCCCTACGCCATCATCACGGCTTTTCTGCTGTTCGGCAGCTACATCGGCTACATGGTGAGCCAGACGATGCGCACCACCGTGGACTTAGTGAGCCCCAACTACTACCAGCAGGAGCTGGCCTACCAGAAACGCATGGAATCGGTGGCCCACGTGGCGGCACTGCCCGTGGCTGTTACCGTAACGCACGATGCGGCGGTTTCGCAGCTCCAGTTGCAGCTGCCGCCCTCGTTTATTGGCAAGCGCCTCGAAGGACAACTGCACTTCTTCCGCCCTTCTGATCTGCAACTGGATTTCACCCTACCCCTGCAACCTGGCTCAGACCTGGCCCAACGCATCAGCACCCAGAAAATGGCCAGCGGCTTCTGGCGCGTCCGCATAGATTTCACCGCGGATGGACAGGCGTATTTTGTGGAGAAGGATTTGACGATTTAG
- a CDS encoding NAD(P)-dependent oxidoreductase — MNAQPQLGWIGLGNMGNPMSGRLLEDGYPVAVYNRNKDKEEALRAAGATTADSPAALVQQADVVFMMVSDDQAVRDLFTGPDGLLQAQTNGKLLINMSTVSPGISEEMANLSQQKGHTYLDAPVSGSVKQAETGQLVIMVGGDEPAFQQAQPLFEHLGKLALHLGPTGSGNRAKLAINTLLGFYTQGLAETFLFAQQHGLKLEDMQTIIANGAMGNVFSKIKGEAILAENYQAAFALKHLAKDLRLAKAEGLNTPLGEVVHDTFQRAEPALGEEDVIAIMKHLQRD; from the coding sequence ATGAACGCACAACCTCAACTCGGCTGGATTGGCCTCGGTAATATGGGCAACCCTATGTCGGGCCGACTGCTGGAGGACGGCTACCCGGTGGCCGTATATAACCGCAACAAAGACAAAGAAGAAGCCCTGCGCGCCGCCGGGGCCACCACGGCCGATTCGCCGGCTGCTTTGGTGCAGCAGGCCGACGTGGTGTTCATGATGGTGTCGGACGACCAGGCTGTGCGCGACCTGTTCACCGGCCCCGACGGACTGCTACAAGCCCAAACGAATGGTAAGCTACTCATCAACATGAGTACCGTGTCGCCCGGCATCAGCGAAGAAATGGCGAACCTCAGCCAACAAAAAGGCCACACCTACCTCGATGCGCCGGTTTCTGGCAGTGTGAAACAGGCGGAAACCGGCCAACTAGTGATTATGGTAGGCGGCGACGAGCCGGCGTTTCAACAAGCGCAGCCGCTGTTTGAGCACCTGGGCAAGCTGGCACTTCACCTCGGCCCTACCGGCAGCGGCAACCGCGCCAAGCTTGCTATCAATACGCTGTTGGGCTTCTACACGCAGGGACTGGCCGAAACCTTCCTGTTTGCCCAGCAGCACGGCCTGAAACTCGAGGATATGCAGACCATTATTGCCAATGGCGCTATGGGCAATGTTTTCTCCAAGATCAAAGGCGAAGCGATACTGGCCGAAAACTACCAGGCCGCCTTTGCCCTGAAGCACCTGGCCAAAGACCTGCGCCTGGCGAAAGCCGAAGGACTAAACACGCCTCTGGGCGAAGTAGTCCACGACACCTTCCAGCGGGCCGAGCCCGCCCTGGGCGAAGAAGACGTGATTGCCATCATGAAGCACCTGCAACGCGACTAG
- a CDS encoding sulfite exporter TauE/SafE family protein, whose translation MAYLLPNSNTRFSPMLWAGFIFGLLGSFHCVGMCGAIALALPGQLDAAEAHWRYVGGRLLYHLGRVTTYTLLGVAVGAVGQSLRLAGWQQGLSIASGLLILLLVAVPERHTSRLAAALYLDRPLAYLKQTLARFFRRQELSALYVTGMLNGLLPCGLVYLALAGTLSAPGVGGAAAYMLLFGLGTLPLMLGLSLTGRLVPLGWRIRMRQAVPYVATVLAVLFILRGLGLGVPYLSPQLVHAAPTAHAAQPSTTHYCH comes from the coding sequence ATGGCCTACTTGCTTCCCAATTCGAACACGCGCTTTTCGCCGATGCTCTGGGCAGGTTTCATCTTTGGTCTTTTGGGTAGTTTCCACTGCGTGGGCATGTGCGGCGCCATTGCGCTGGCCCTACCCGGCCAGCTGGATGCGGCCGAGGCTCACTGGCGCTACGTGGGTGGGCGGCTGCTCTATCATCTCGGCCGCGTTACCACCTACACGCTGCTGGGCGTGGCGGTGGGCGCGGTGGGGCAGTCGCTACGGCTGGCGGGGTGGCAACAGGGCCTTTCCATTGCATCGGGCCTGCTAATTCTGCTGCTGGTAGCGGTGCCCGAGCGCCACACTAGTCGCCTTGCCGCCGCTCTCTACCTCGACCGCCCCCTGGCTTACCTGAAACAAACGCTGGCCCGCTTCTTCCGCCGGCAGGAGTTGTCGGCGCTGTACGTTACGGGTATGCTGAACGGCTTGCTGCCCTGCGGCCTGGTGTATCTGGCGCTGGCTGGCACGCTGAGCGCGCCGGGGGTAGGCGGCGCGGCCGCTTACATGCTGCTATTTGGGTTGGGCACGCTGCCCCTGATGCTGGGCCTGTCGCTCACGGGGCGACTAGTGCCGCTGGGTTGGCGCATCCGCATGCGACAGGCCGTGCCCTATGTGGCCACGGTGCTGGCCGTGCTGTTCATCCTGCGTGGGCTGGGGCTAGGGGTTCCCTACCTCAGTCCGCAGCTGGTGCACGCCGCTCCTACCGCGCATGCTGCTCAGCCTAGTACAACACACTACTGTCATTGA
- a CDS encoding universal stress protein — MKTILVPLDLTAASEHALLYANKLAVRWPAEIVLLYCHHGPTPTTEEIQVLEQRLRTLAERLRYQQLTRQDGRRIRYHYRVLAGCLHDHAQAEVTRCAADLLVMSLEHIDCGRPDVAGNHAAAIIDLVTCPVLVVPPGRRPLPSSAVFSADFDKLGTNLLPRLSALAKAFPAPLQLVQFYSPLHRPDRMRLKRALEKARPQLTWPDITTHLLEDDDQLEGTSEFCARTQAQLLVVAPTSSALLRRLFDACYTTTRAYHTQIPVLVLRQPQPTTVCCERCARQAEREAVQQALAVH; from the coding sequence ATGAAAACCATCCTCGTCCCTCTTGACCTCACAGCGGCCTCGGAGCACGCATTGTTGTATGCCAATAAGCTGGCCGTGCGCTGGCCGGCCGAAATCGTGCTGCTCTACTGCCACCACGGCCCTACCCCCACCACCGAGGAGATACAGGTGCTGGAGCAACGGCTGCGCACGCTGGCCGAGCGGCTGCGCTACCAGCAGCTCACGCGCCAGGATGGGCGCCGCATCCGCTACCACTATCGGGTGTTGGCGGGCTGCCTGCACGACCACGCCCAGGCCGAAGTAACCCGTTGCGCAGCCGATTTGCTGGTGATGAGCTTGGAGCACATCGACTGCGGCCGCCCCGATGTGGCCGGCAACCACGCCGCTGCTATCATCGACCTCGTGACGTGCCCCGTGCTGGTGGTGCCGCCCGGCCGCCGACCTTTGCCGAGCAGCGCCGTTTTCTCAGCTGATTTCGACAAGCTGGGTACCAACCTCCTACCCCGCTTGTCGGCGCTGGCGAAGGCATTTCCGGCGCCGTTGCAGCTGGTGCAGTTCTACTCGCCTCTGCACCGCCCCGACCGGATGCGCCTGAAGCGCGCCCTGGAAAAAGCCCGCCCCCAGCTCACCTGGCCCGACATTACCACGCACCTGCTCGAAGACGACGACCAGCTGGAAGGCACCAGCGAGTTTTGCGCCCGCACCCAGGCCCAGCTGCTCGTTGTGGCACCTACCAGCAGCGCCTTGCTTCGCCGCCTGTTTGATGCCTGCTATACCACTACTCGCGCCTACCACACGCAGATTCCGGTATTGGTACTGCGCCAGCCCCAGCCTACCACAGTGTGCTGTGAGCGGTGCGCCCGGCAGGCTGAGCGCGAAGCCGTCCAACAAGCTCTGGCTGTTCACTAG
- the hemF gene encoding oxygen-dependent coproporphyrinogen oxidase, with translation MPTVLTATDSFTRAAAEIWMRGFQQRLCRQLETTDGGTTFQTDAWEHEGGGGGLSNVIQHGAVLEKGGVNFSAVWGEMSEPAARNLLMPNPEYFATGVSVVLHPRSPMVPIAHMNVRYFEAGNGEAWFGGGIDLTPIYVVEEQARWFHQQLQAVCQRHDPTYYPRFKQWADDYFYLPHRQETRGVGGIFFDRLTVGKDGSFEDLFAFVQDVGDAFGPIYTELMRQNRTLPYNAPEKQWQLIRRGRYAEFNLAIDRGTKFGLETGGRTESILMSLPPECEWHYNQRPAPDSPEAATLAWLRKGVEWV, from the coding sequence ATGCCTACTGTCCTCACCGCCACTGACTCTTTCACTCGCGCTGCCGCCGAAATATGGATGCGGGGCTTTCAGCAGCGACTGTGTCGTCAACTGGAAACCACCGATGGTGGCACTACCTTCCAAACCGATGCCTGGGAGCACGAGGGTGGTGGCGGTGGCCTGTCGAACGTCATCCAGCACGGGGCAGTGCTGGAGAAAGGCGGGGTGAACTTCTCGGCGGTATGGGGCGAGATGAGCGAACCAGCCGCCCGCAATTTGCTCATGCCCAACCCCGAGTATTTTGCCACGGGTGTATCGGTAGTGCTGCACCCGCGTAGCCCCATGGTGCCCATTGCCCACATGAACGTGCGCTATTTCGAGGCTGGCAACGGCGAAGCCTGGTTTGGCGGGGGCATCGATCTGACGCCTATCTATGTAGTGGAGGAGCAGGCACGCTGGTTTCACCAGCAGCTCCAGGCTGTGTGCCAGCGTCACGACCCAACCTACTACCCCCGCTTCAAGCAGTGGGCCGACGACTACTTCTACCTACCCCACCGCCAAGAAACGCGCGGCGTGGGCGGTATTTTCTTCGACCGCCTCACGGTAGGGAAAGACGGCTCGTTCGAGGACCTGTTTGCCTTCGTGCAGGACGTGGGCGACGCTTTCGGCCCCATCTATACCGAGTTGATGCGCCAGAATCGCACCCTACCCTACAACGCCCCCGAAAAGCAATGGCAGCTTATCCGCCGCGGCCGCTACGCCGAGTTCAACCTGGCCATCGACCGGGGCACCAAGTTCGGCCTCGAAACCGGCGGCCGTACCGAGAGCATCCTTATGAGCCTACCCCCAGAGTGCGAGTGGCATTACAACCAACGCCCCGCGCCCGACTCGCCAGAGGCGGCTACCCTAGCGTGGCTGCGCAAAGGGGTGGAGTGGGTGTAG
- a CDS encoding nucleoside permease, whose product MSTKLRLIILSFLQFFIWGSWLITIGAYWFQTKQWSGAQFGAIFSTMGIASIFMPSLMGIVADKYINAEKLYGVLHLLGGAVLFTIPWVTDPGMFFWVILLNMIFYMPTLSLSIAVSYSVLKREGLDVVKDYPPIRVWGTIGFIVAMWTVSLLGFEKSANQFYVAAGAALLLGLYAFTLPKCPPTAQDAPSRSLVEILGLKSFALLRDTKMATFFLFALLLGAALQLTNAYGDTFLHDFDQVPAYQNTLTVRYPAIIMSISQISETLFILAIPFFLRRFGIKQVMFFSMIAWVLRFGLFAYGNPGSGLWMIILSCIVYGMAFDFFNISGSLFVETQTAPSIRASAQGLFMMMTNGFGAVLGSSISGIVIQKYFTAADGTKDWHSIWITFALYALVIAVLFVLLFKHKHDPQAVGNEYSEPAVAA is encoded by the coding sequence ATGAGTACTAAGCTGCGTCTTATCATCCTGAGCTTTTTACAGTTCTTTATCTGGGGCTCGTGGCTGATAACCATCGGAGCCTATTGGTTTCAAACCAAACAATGGTCGGGGGCGCAGTTCGGCGCTATCTTCTCTACTATGGGCATTGCCTCCATTTTTATGCCCTCGCTGATGGGCATTGTGGCGGATAAGTACATTAATGCGGAGAAGCTGTACGGCGTGTTGCACCTGCTGGGCGGGGCCGTACTCTTCACTATTCCGTGGGTTACAGACCCCGGCATGTTCTTCTGGGTGATTCTGCTGAACATGATTTTCTACATGCCTACCCTGTCGCTGTCCATTGCCGTGTCGTACTCGGTGCTGAAGCGCGAGGGGCTGGATGTGGTGAAAGACTACCCTCCTATTCGGGTGTGGGGCACTATCGGTTTCATCGTGGCCATGTGGACGGTGAGCTTGCTGGGCTTCGAGAAATCGGCTAACCAGTTCTACGTGGCGGCCGGCGCAGCGCTGCTGCTGGGGTTGTACGCTTTCACCCTACCTAAGTGCCCACCCACAGCCCAGGATGCGCCCAGTCGCTCTTTGGTAGAAATACTGGGCTTGAAGTCGTTTGCCCTGCTGCGCGACACCAAGATGGCAACCTTCTTCCTGTTTGCCTTGCTGCTGGGTGCGGCCTTACAGCTCACCAACGCCTACGGCGACACCTTCCTGCATGATTTCGACCAAGTACCGGCCTATCAGAACACGCTCACGGTACGCTACCCGGCTATCATCATGTCGATTTCGCAGATTTCGGAAACGCTGTTTATCCTGGCTATTCCCTTCTTTTTGCGGCGTTTTGGCATCAAGCAGGTGATGTTCTTCAGCATGATTGCCTGGGTACTGCGCTTCGGGCTGTTTGCCTACGGCAACCCCGGCTCAGGCCTTTGGATGATCATCCTGTCGTGTATTGTCTACGGCATGGCCTTTGACTTCTTCAACATCTCCGGCTCCTTGTTCGTGGAAACGCAAACGGCTCCAAGTATCCGAGCTAGTGCGCAAGGTTTGTTTATGATGATGACCAACGGCTTTGGGGCCGTGCTGGGCAGTTCCATCAGTGGCATCGTGATTCAGAAGTACTTTACCGCAGCCGATGGCACTAAAGACTGGCACAGCATCTGGATAACATTTGCGCTCTATGCGCTGGTTATTGCCGTGCTGTTTGTGCTGCTTTTCAAGCATAAACACGACCCGCAGGCAGTTGGAAATGAATATTCTGAGCCGGCAGTAGCAGCATAA